One part of the Vicia villosa cultivar HV-30 ecotype Madison, WI linkage group LG6, Vvil1.0, whole genome shotgun sequence genome encodes these proteins:
- the LOC131611823 gene encoding tropinone reductase homolog isoform X3 has product MAESKLSSVKDKRWSLEGMIALVTGGTRGIGYAIVEELAEFGAAVHICSRNEDDINKCLEEWKSKGFNVTGSVLCDILSHEQRKTLMENVSSIFHGKLNILVNNAAKPSMKKILDNTEEDLTSIVGTNFVAGYNLCQLAHPLLKESGYGSIVFTSSIAGLRAIPVLSVYASTKGAVNIFTKNLALEWAKDNIRANAVAPGPVKTELLGSIMVCICPSINGIVSQTPMDRMGETREISSLVAFLCLPAASYITGQVIAIDGGFTA; this is encoded by the exons ATGGCTGAATCAAAGTTGAGCAGCGTGAAGGATAAAAGATGGTCATTGGAGGGTATGATTGCATTAGTGACGGGAGGAACCCGTGGCATTGG GTACGCAATTGTTGAAGAGTTAGCGGAATTTGGAGCAGCAGTGCATATATGTTCACGTAATGAAGATGATATTAACAAATGTTTGGAAGAGTGGAAAAGCAAAGGATTTAATGTAACTGGATCAGTAT TATGTGATATACTAAGTCATGAACAACGCAAGACATTAATGGAAAATGTTTCTTCCATCTTTCATGGAAAGCTCAATATTCTA GTCAACAATGCTGCAAAACCTTCAATGAAGAAAATATTAGATAATACTGAAGAGGATTTAACAAGTATAGTTGGTACCAATTTTGTGGCTGGTTACAATTTGTGTCAACTTGCACATCCACTTCTAAAGGAGTCTGGATATGGAAGCATAGTTTTTACTTCATCCATTGCTGGTTTAAGAGCTATTCCCGTTTTATCTGTTTATGCATCCACAAAAG GAGCGGTGAATATATTCACTAAGAACTTAGCATTAGAATGGGCAAAGGATAATATTCGTGCAAATGCTGTTGCACCTGGACCTGTCAAGACTGAACTTTTGGGATCAATAATGGTATGCATTTGTCCAT CCATAAATGGTATAGTGTCTCAAACTCCTATGGATCGCATGGGAGAGACACGAGAGATATCATCATTAGTTGCTTTTCTTTGTCTTCCAGCTGCATCTTACATTACTGGACAAGTTATTGCTATTGATGGAGGTTTCACTGCTTAG
- the LOC131611823 gene encoding tropinone reductase homolog isoform X2 has translation MAESKLSSVKDKRWSLEGMIALVTGGTRGIGYAIVEELAEFGAAVHICSRNEDDINKCLEEWKSKGFNVTGSVLCDILSHEQRKTLMENVSSIFHGKLNILVNNAAKPSMKKILDNTEEDLTSIVGTNFVAGYNLCQLAHPLLKESGYGSIVFTSSIAGLRAIPVLSVYASTKGAVNIFTKNLALEWAKDNIRANAVAPGPVKTELLGSIMDASEGGGAINGIVSQTPMDRMGETREISSLVAFLCLPAASYITGQVIAIDGGFTA, from the exons ATGGCTGAATCAAAGTTGAGCAGCGTGAAGGATAAAAGATGGTCATTGGAGGGTATGATTGCATTAGTGACGGGAGGAACCCGTGGCATTGG GTACGCAATTGTTGAAGAGTTAGCGGAATTTGGAGCAGCAGTGCATATATGTTCACGTAATGAAGATGATATTAACAAATGTTTGGAAGAGTGGAAAAGCAAAGGATTTAATGTAACTGGATCAGTAT TATGTGATATACTAAGTCATGAACAACGCAAGACATTAATGGAAAATGTTTCTTCCATCTTTCATGGAAAGCTCAATATTCTA GTCAACAATGCTGCAAAACCTTCAATGAAGAAAATATTAGATAATACTGAAGAGGATTTAACAAGTATAGTTGGTACCAATTTTGTGGCTGGTTACAATTTGTGTCAACTTGCACATCCACTTCTAAAGGAGTCTGGATATGGAAGCATAGTTTTTACTTCATCCATTGCTGGTTTAAGAGCTATTCCCGTTTTATCTGTTTATGCATCCACAAAAG GAGCGGTGAATATATTCACTAAGAACTTAGCATTAGAATGGGCAAAGGATAATATTCGTGCAAATGCTGTTGCACCTGGACCTGTCAAGACTGAACTTTTGGGATCAATAATG GATGCGTCTGAAGGGGGTGGAGCCATAAATGGTATAGTGTCTCAAACTCCTATGGATCGCATGGGAGAGACACGAGAGATATCATCATTAGTTGCTTTTCTTTGTCTTCCAGCTGCATCTTACATTACTGGACAAGTTATTGCTATTGATGGAGGTTTCACTGCTTAG
- the LOC131611823 gene encoding tropinone reductase homolog At5g06060-like isoform X5 — protein sequence MAESKLSSVKDKRWSLEGMIALVTGGTRGIGYAIVEELAEFGAAVHICSRNEDDINKCLEEWKSKGFNVTGSVLCDILSHEQRKTLMENVSSIFHGKLNILDASEGGGAINGIVSQTPMDRMGETREISSLVAFLCLPAASYITGQVIAIDGGFTA from the exons ATGGCTGAATCAAAGTTGAGCAGCGTGAAGGATAAAAGATGGTCATTGGAGGGTATGATTGCATTAGTGACGGGAGGAACCCGTGGCATTGG GTACGCAATTGTTGAAGAGTTAGCGGAATTTGGAGCAGCAGTGCATATATGTTCACGTAATGAAGATGATATTAACAAATGTTTGGAAGAGTGGAAAAGCAAAGGATTTAATGTAACTGGATCAGTAT TATGTGATATACTAAGTCATGAACAACGCAAGACATTAATGGAAAATGTTTCTTCCATCTTTCATGGAAAGCTCAATATTCTA GATGCGTCTGAAGGGGGTGGAGCCATAAATGGTATAGTGTCTCAAACTCCTATGGATCGCATGGGAGAGACACGAGAGATATCATCATTAGTTGCTTTTCTTTGTCTTCCAGCTGCATCTTACATTACTGGACAAGTTATTGCTATTGATGGAGGTTTCACTGCTTAG
- the LOC131611823 gene encoding tropinone reductase homolog isoform X4, whose translation MAESKLSSVKDKRWSLEGMIALVTGGTRGIGYAIVEELAEFGAAVHICSRNEDDINKCLEEWKSKGFNVTGSVLCDILSHEQRKTLMENVSSIFHGKLNILVNNAAKPSSLRAIPVLSVYASTKGAVNIFTKNLALEWAKDNIRANAVAPGPVKTELLGSIMDASEGGGAINGIVSQTPMDRMGETREISSLVAFLCLPAASYITGQVIAIDGGFTA comes from the exons ATGGCTGAATCAAAGTTGAGCAGCGTGAAGGATAAAAGATGGTCATTGGAGGGTATGATTGCATTAGTGACGGGAGGAACCCGTGGCATTGG GTACGCAATTGTTGAAGAGTTAGCGGAATTTGGAGCAGCAGTGCATATATGTTCACGTAATGAAGATGATATTAACAAATGTTTGGAAGAGTGGAAAAGCAAAGGATTTAATGTAACTGGATCAGTAT TATGTGATATACTAAGTCATGAACAACGCAAGACATTAATGGAAAATGTTTCTTCCATCTTTCATGGAAAGCTCAATATTCTA GTCAACAATGCTGCAAAACCTTCAA GTTTAAGAGCTATTCCCGTTTTATCTGTTTATGCATCCACAAAAG GAGCGGTGAATATATTCACTAAGAACTTAGCATTAGAATGGGCAAAGGATAATATTCGTGCAAATGCTGTTGCACCTGGACCTGTCAAGACTGAACTTTTGGGATCAATAATG GATGCGTCTGAAGGGGGTGGAGCCATAAATGGTATAGTGTCTCAAACTCCTATGGATCGCATGGGAGAGACACGAGAGATATCATCATTAGTTGCTTTTCTTTGTCTTCCAGCTGCATCTTACATTACTGGACAAGTTATTGCTATTGATGGAGGTTTCACTGCTTAG
- the LOC131611823 gene encoding tropinone reductase homolog isoform X1, protein MAESKLSSVKDKRWSLEGMIALVTGGTRGIGYAIVEELAEFGAAVHICSRNEDDINKCLEEWKSKGFNVTGSVLCDILSHEQRKTLMENVSSIFHGKLNILVNNAAKPSMKKILDNTEEDLTSIVGTNFVAGYNLCQLAHPLLKESGYGSIVFTSSIAGLRAIPVLSVYASTKGAVNIFTKNLALEWAKDNIRANAVAPGPVKTELLGSIMVCICPWGGAINGIVSQTPMDRMGETREISSLVAFLCLPAASYITGQVIAIDGGFTA, encoded by the exons ATGGCTGAATCAAAGTTGAGCAGCGTGAAGGATAAAAGATGGTCATTGGAGGGTATGATTGCATTAGTGACGGGAGGAACCCGTGGCATTGG GTACGCAATTGTTGAAGAGTTAGCGGAATTTGGAGCAGCAGTGCATATATGTTCACGTAATGAAGATGATATTAACAAATGTTTGGAAGAGTGGAAAAGCAAAGGATTTAATGTAACTGGATCAGTAT TATGTGATATACTAAGTCATGAACAACGCAAGACATTAATGGAAAATGTTTCTTCCATCTTTCATGGAAAGCTCAATATTCTA GTCAACAATGCTGCAAAACCTTCAATGAAGAAAATATTAGATAATACTGAAGAGGATTTAACAAGTATAGTTGGTACCAATTTTGTGGCTGGTTACAATTTGTGTCAACTTGCACATCCACTTCTAAAGGAGTCTGGATATGGAAGCATAGTTTTTACTTCATCCATTGCTGGTTTAAGAGCTATTCCCGTTTTATCTGTTTATGCATCCACAAAAG GAGCGGTGAATATATTCACTAAGAACTTAGCATTAGAATGGGCAAAGGATAATATTCGTGCAAATGCTGTTGCACCTGGACCTGTCAAGACTGAACTTTTGGGATCAATAATGGTATGCATTTGTCCAT GGGGTGGAGCCATAAATGGTATAGTGTCTCAAACTCCTATGGATCGCATGGGAGAGACACGAGAGATATCATCATTAGTTGCTTTTCTTTGTCTTCCAGCTGCATCTTACATTACTGGACAAGTTATTGCTATTGATGGAGGTTTCACTGCTTAG